A part of Deinococcus misasensis DSM 22328 genomic DNA contains:
- the nspC gene encoding carboxynorspermidine decarboxylase produces MSTEIFPVENIPFDQMPSPCFVLDESRLKHNLEILKRVQDESGAHIICALKGYSMWSTFPMVRQYLYGATASSLNEALLAKHEMGKEVHVYVPAYSDEEFPEILDLADHITFNTFTQWERFKDRVQEYKDRTGRHIGCAIRINPEYSENKVPLYDPCVPFSRLGVTRSHFREDLLDGIDGLHFHTLSAKNSDTLERTLEVIEEKFGDLLPQMKWINFGGGHHITNKNYDVDRLIRVVKAFREKWNVDVILEPGEAVGWQTGWLVSSVLDTFNNGMDMAMLDVSVSAHMPDCLEMPYRPDIRNADEPGEKAYTYRLGGGTCLAGDIIGDYSFDAPLQVGSRVVFEDMIHYTMVKTTFFNGVKHPSIGIWTLDGQFKLVKHFSYEEFKAKLS; encoded by the coding sequence ATGAGCACCGAGATTTTCCCTGTCGAGAACATCCCCTTTGACCAGATGCCCAGCCCTTGCTTTGTGCTGGATGAATCCCGTCTGAAACACAACCTTGAAATCCTGAAGCGTGTTCAGGACGAGTCGGGTGCCCACATCATCTGTGCCCTCAAAGGCTACAGCATGTGGAGCACCTTCCCCATGGTCCGCCAGTACCTGTATGGGGCCACCGCCAGTTCCCTCAACGAGGCTTTGCTGGCCAAGCACGAAATGGGCAAAGAAGTCCACGTCTACGTTCCAGCCTACAGTGACGAGGAATTCCCAGAGATTCTGGACCTTGCAGACCACATCACCTTCAACACCTTCACCCAGTGGGAGCGCTTTAAAGACCGCGTGCAGGAGTACAAGGACCGCACCGGTCGCCACATTGGCTGTGCCATTCGCATCAACCCCGAGTACAGCGAGAACAAAGTGCCCCTGTACGATCCTTGCGTGCCTTTCTCCCGTCTGGGTGTGACCCGCAGCCATTTCAGAGAAGACCTTCTGGACGGCATTGATGGGTTGCATTTCCATACCCTGAGCGCGAAGAACAGTGACACTCTGGAACGCACCCTTGAGGTCATCGAAGAGAAATTCGGCGATTTGTTGCCCCAGATGAAGTGGATCAACTTTGGTGGAGGCCACCACATCACCAACAAAAATTACGATGTGGACCGCCTGATCCGCGTGGTCAAAGCCTTCCGCGAGAAGTGGAATGTGGATGTGATTCTGGAGCCCGGTGAAGCGGTGGGCTGGCAAACCGGATGGCTGGTTTCCAGTGTGCTGGACACTTTTAACAATGGGATGGACATGGCCATGCTGGATGTCAGTGTTTCAGCCCACATGCCAGATTGTCTGGAAATGCCTTACCGTCCGGACATCCGCAACGCAGATGAACCCGGCGAAAAAGCCTACACCTACCGTCTGGGAGGGGGCACCTGTCTGGCCGGAGACATCATCGGTGATTATTCATTCGATGCGCCGTTGCAGGTGGGTTCCAGAGTGGTCTTTGAGGACATGATCCACTACACCATGGTCAAAACCACCTTTTTCAATGGAGTGAAACACCCGAGCATTGGCATCTGGACGCTGGACGGACAGTTCAAACTGGTCAAGCATTTCAGCTATGAGGAGTTCAAAGCCAAACTGAGCTGA
- a CDS encoding DUF3105 domain-containing protein → MKKHIGWAVLMGSLALAQGSMGQTSQAKGPVKVVLKAIKTEKNPAGTVTFYDDTNTTGVLHTVEQVIYPFFPPVRGMHFPVWANCGIYLKTIDPRLVVHSMEHGALWVTYKSTTTAAQLSFLQGLVKASPAYRIMSMENRQTADVVLTAWGVQLVVNTWDEKAIKAFADQYTNGSTTPEQGAPCSGGLTP, encoded by the coding sequence ATGAAGAAGCACATTGGATGGGCTGTTTTGATGGGTTCACTGGCTCTGGCCCAGGGCAGCATGGGTCAGACTTCACAGGCCAAAGGGCCGGTCAAAGTGGTGCTCAAAGCCATCAAAACCGAAAAGAATCCTGCCGGAACCGTCACCTTTTACGATGACACCAACACCACCGGCGTTTTGCACACGGTGGAACAGGTGATTTATCCTTTTTTCCCTCCGGTCAGAGGGATGCATTTTCCAGTCTGGGCCAACTGTGGCATCTACCTGAAAACCATCGATCCCCGTCTGGTGGTGCACAGCATGGAGCATGGTGCCCTGTGGGTCACCTACAAATCCACCACCACAGCAGCCCAATTGTCGTTCTTGCAAGGTCTGGTGAAGGCCAGTCCGGCCTACCGCATCATGTCCATGGAAAACAGGCAAACAGCCGATGTGGTTCTGACTGCCTGGGGTGTGCAACTGGTCGTCAACACATGGGATGAGAAGGCCATCAAAGCCTTTGCAGACCAGTACACCAATGGTTCCACCACACCAGAGCAGGGAGCCCCTTGTTCTGGTGGTCTGACCCCCTGA
- a CDS encoding nucleoside deaminase, whose protein sequence is MSEFMQEAGQIALENVQSGKGGPFGAVIVKDGKIIARGMNLVTTTPDPTAHAEVTAIREAAKVLGTFDLSGCEIYTSCEPCPMCLGAIYWARLDKVYYGATQADAAAIDFDDEFIYQEFARPISERKLPIIQQAREEGLKSFKAWQESQSKIRY, encoded by the coding sequence ATGAGTGAATTCATGCAGGAAGCTGGACAAATTGCGCTGGAGAACGTGCAAAGTGGCAAAGGTGGCCCTTTTGGTGCCGTGATCGTCAAAGACGGCAAAATCATTGCCAGAGGCATGAATCTGGTCACCACCACCCCTGATCCCACCGCACACGCCGAAGTGACCGCCATTCGTGAAGCCGCAAAAGTGCTGGGCACCTTTGACCTCTCGGGCTGCGAGATCTACACCAGTTGTGAGCCCTGCCCCATGTGCCTGGGAGCCATTTACTGGGCCAGACTGGACAAGGTGTACTACGGGGCCACCCAGGCAGACGCAGCCGCCATTGATTTCGATGACGAGTTCATCTATCAGGAGTTTGCCCGCCCCATTTCAGAGCGCAAACTGCCCATCATTCAGCAGGCACGCGAGGAGGGCCTCAAATCCTTCAAAGCCTGGCAAGAAAGCCAGAGCAAAATCCGTTACTGA
- the hisA gene encoding 1-(5-phosphoribosyl)-5-[(5-phosphoribosylamino)methylideneamino]imidazole-4-carboxamide isomerase, with product MSLVIPCVDIQSGRAVRLYEGDPDRETVYFERPLDAALHWVEKGATLVHLVDLDAATGRGENKNIIFEITRNLNVPVEVGGGIRNFESAQALLEGGVQRVVIGTAAVKNPDLVSQLISAHGPERVVVSLDAKDGFVAVSGWASQSELSIESLCEDMASRGLQTLIFTDVSRDGTLKGLDRDLMVRVRKAWTGELIVGGGVRDVQDVALLKELGIEGAIVGRSIYEGTLPFPVPELTER from the coding sequence GTGAGTCTTGTCATTCCCTGTGTGGACATTCAATCAGGTCGGGCCGTGCGCCTTTATGAAGGCGACCCTGACCGTGAAACCGTGTATTTTGAACGCCCTCTGGACGCTGCCCTGCACTGGGTGGAAAAAGGGGCCACGCTGGTTCATCTGGTGGATCTGGATGCAGCCACAGGCCGTGGCGAAAACAAAAACATCATCTTTGAAATCACCCGCAACCTGAACGTCCCTGTGGAGGTGGGGGGCGGAATCCGCAACTTTGAAAGCGCTCAAGCCCTCCTTGAAGGTGGGGTCCAGAGGGTGGTGATTGGCACAGCAGCCGTCAAAAATCCGGATCTGGTCAGTCAATTGATCTCTGCCCATGGTCCTGAGCGTGTGGTGGTCAGTCTGGATGCCAAAGATGGCTTTGTGGCCGTCTCAGGCTGGGCTTCACAGAGCGAACTGTCCATCGAATCCCTCTGCGAAGACATGGCTTCCAGAGGCCTGCAAACCCTGATCTTCACGGATGTTTCCAGAGACGGAACCCTGAAAGGTCTGGACCGTGACTTGATGGTGCGGGTTCGCAAAGCATGGACAGGTGAACTGATCGTGGGTGGCGGCGTTCGTGACGTGCAGGACGTGGCCTTGCTGAAAGAACTCGGGATTGAAGGGGCCATTGTGGGCCGCTCGATTTACGAGGGGACTTTGCCCTTTCCGGTGCCAGAGTTGACTGAACGCTGA